The region CCATTTCAGTATTGATTGACGTCATTAATCATTTCAACTGGAATATTAAATGttccttttgtgtttttgcttgtCTTAAGCATTCGTCATGACCTGTAAACCCCCCCTCTACATGGGTCCAGAGTACATCAAATACCTCAGTGACAAGACCATCGATGTGAGTAATATCTGACGTTTGATTAATGTGACTCTGACATTGAAGGTTTCTCATTCTGGGGTTTCATTTTGTCGATGCGTAACCTGACACTGTCTTGAATGGATAGGAGGAGTTACAGGGAGACAGTCGGGTCAGCTGGATCGTTGAATTCTACGCCAACTGGTCCTCCGAATGCCAGTCTTTTGCTCCGATCTTTGCCGATCTGTCTCTCAAGTAAGAGATCAAAGACATTCAGGATATCGAAGCCTGCAAGATCTCAGTTGGTTGAATTATCTGATAATTGTTGATATACTCACAGATTAATGCTGATTAAAGTGCATAATGAATTTAAACACTTTGACAGTATGCTTTTTTTGCTTGCAGTGAGGGTAacagaataaaatgtttattaagCATCACTTGACTTTTTCTCCCATTTATTCTGCAGGTACAACTGTTCCGGTCTCAAGTTTGCGAAGGTGGACATCGGACGTTATGGAGAGGTTTCAAAGAGGTCACGCTTTTCTCTGCTGTCCCATTTGGCGTCTGATCTTGTTTTTCTGTAGTTTAACAGCACAATAATGTTTATGCTCATCTTTAGCGTACCGACTGTTAATTTGGATTGTTTCTGAGCAGGTACAAGGTCAGCGCCTCTCCTCTGGCCAAGCAGCTGCCCACTCTGGTGCTCTTCCAAGGAGGGCAAGAGATCATGAGACGTCCGATGGTGGATAATAAAGGCAGAGCTGTGTCTTGGACTTACAACGAGGTTCGTCTGTTAATATTTAGGCGGTTGTACAGAAAAAACATATAGATGGTTAATGTTTAGCGGTTTCATTTTTAGGAGAATATCATCCGAGAGTTTAACCTCAACGAGCTCttccaaaaatcaaagaaaatgaacaAAGGTCGCGGCTTGATGGAGGAAAACGGCTCtgaaccacaagagggcagcagtgACGCGACAATTCCTACAGAAAGCAAGAAAGACCAATAAAGGGAGGACGAGCATGCATTGTCTGACGTTTTGCCTTAATGTAATCTCAAGCACGGACTATTTACCATCGGCGAAAGCACGTGTAGTAGTTGTTTGAGTGCTTACCGTGTGATACTTCGCTGCCATTTATGGCTTTTGACTGAATTACGTCTTAAACATGCATTTTTGTCAACATTGTGATTTTCCACTGCCTGTATTTGCACTGTATTTATCCATTTCGTATATTTCAAGAACACAACCAAAGAGCTGAAAGGGAATAAATGTATGCAGTTAAGATTCTGAACACTTTTCCTTTTTGTcagtttgaccttttttttttttattccgaGAAGACATCTTTATAAAGTCTTTATAAGGCCATTTTGGAAATGTCTTTATGTAGTCATTACAGAAATTTGGAACTTAGTCCATTCATCACAGCCCATGATGGTGATATCATctaatacagtatatttacttTACCCACAGTTTTAACATTGTTCACTGGCCTCTACTGGTGGCCGGAGCAGGAAAATAATACAGGTTGTCCTGATTCCCACACAATGGTGTCTTGTTCCATTAATGCTGCCTCATtatttttcccccacatttgAAGCAGGTGGTCATTTGACAGTATTCTCACAAGTATGCACACCGGTGAAGCGTCCAGCACGACAAATGAAAGTCACATGCACACTACAGACGGCCTGGGACAGATCAAGAATTTGTTCAGTCGTTCGGGTTCAACGTCTCTCTGTGTTGTACCCCAACAACGTGCTACATCCAGCCAATGCAGACATTACTACAAACAGAACTTTGGGTCGctttttaaagcaaataaattaATGTAATGCCCAATCCTGAAAAATCTTCAAATGTGTGTTCTTAACTTGTCAATTAAAAGAACTGAAGAAAAATCGAATATGCTGCAAAATTTACTTCTGGTAAGTTAATAAAATTacaaaatcaatgtttttcaAGGCATAAATATCACTACAGACCAGTCCCTTCTTAGAGCTAAACTGGGTTTAGCAagcctctttttttaattatttttttcccacattGTCTCTTGAAGAGAACTAACTAAAGACACTGGTTTGAAATTGTGACCAAAATTAAAAGGTTGTAGAGTCAAATAAATAAGCCCTTTCTTAACTGTCCCAGTTTGGCTGGTCATCTGCTAAAAATAGACAGACAAAATCTCACAGGGGAGAAAAAACCAACAAGAGAGACAGAATGAATTTAAAGCTACAAACATTTGCATAATGGCTCTAGCAGAATCATTACAAGCATACATTCCACAAAGAGGCTTGTGCTGCAACCGTGAATCCGAAAGTCTTTGTGGCTTTCAAAAAAATAAGCTCAATCATTTGCCGCCTCATCTGCCCAGGAAGGGATCAGCATTCTCTTTGGACGATGTCATTTCCATTTCCAAGAGCTGGCCATTGGCTGATGCAGCCATTAAATATGAACAGGCAACATCTCAAATGACTGTTATgaacaataaaacacaataaacctGCCACCCTCATCAATAATTCTCTTTGATACCTGACAATTTTCCCCCAAATCACTCAGCaatattttatacatttatataaaACAATAGGTTTAAAAAAGGGTTTGCAAAACTAAACTGATACTGTATAGACACTCTGATCTCAACACACAGGTggtccattcattcatttttaacagTCCTCCATCCCCCATGTGATTCTACATCCAATGGATGAAGGCCATCTTTTTTAGGTATTAAACAGTGGTCAATACTCTGTGCTAAGGTACCCAAAGTAAAACAGTGAATCAGATTTAATAAACATACCTGTATCCAGCCATGACGAAGTTCAGAAAATAAACCAATGTCCCCTTTGACTCAAATCTGAGGGCCAGCTGAGGAGACTGTACCACACAGGCCTTGTATGTTCAGTATGTTGCAGCAGAGGAGCCACTTTGTTTCAGAGGCCTGTGATTGTTCATGTTAACCAGCTCCGTTAAGTAGTACTAGTATCAGCAACCGTAGTGTCCCAGAACCTCCTCGTGATACACCGTGAAGGAGGTCTGCTGCTCAGACCGATATCTCATAAGTGGTGCCTCCGACGCCAGTCACCTTCTTTACTCCGCCCCCTGGTTTTGAGGCGCTGTGATTGGTCAAGGCTGGGCGAGAGATTGAACTGATTGaacagcggtgggggggggggggggggggggggggaagttaagggtgaggagagaggacaaTGAAAGTGGAGGTAAATGGACCAACATTAAAAAGTGATGACAAAAATACTCTGTaaaacattttacaaacacTGTTCCtgtaagacatttaaaaaaaacttcatgTGGTAAGAAGACGACAGAAGAGGGTCAAGGAAATGCAGGGAGATTAGGCATGCAGAGATGAAGCGTGGTTTTAATGCCAGGACGTAAGGTAGATTCCACAAACTGCTTCATTTGAGCTGCATCAATCCAATTTTATGCAGGATGAAAATTCCAGAGAGAGTACTGATGTGGATTCCAGATTGTGATAAGGAGGGGAGCATTCAGTTTCTTCACTGATCAGGATTTTCAATGATTGTTTCAACAAAACATTTGCATCAATAAATGTAAACTGAATCTCATTAGCATTTAGATACAACTGAAAATTGATCCATGAGTTGACCCTGATGCCCTCATCCTTGTTTTAATGTTAAACAATGAAGCAATGTCCTCCAATATTAACATTAGTATCAATGCATTCCTAAAAGCAAGCCAAGCCCTACAAACCTTTAATTATTATGATATAGTAAACATGCAAAAGGTTGCTGTCAACTGTaaaggaggaaaggaagaacTCACACAGatcagggaggaagaggacagcTGACATCAATTAGAAAACAAGACAAGGgttaggaggaagaggagaggggggtgaGTTTCAGGCTGACAGATCTGGCGAGGCATCGTTACTCACTGTGGAgtctgctgccctcctccagctcctacTCCTCCCAGCACAGCGCTTCCGCCCGCTCCCGGCCGAGGTTTGTGCTGATGCCCTGCCTCGCCAGTGCAAGACTGGGATTTGTTGAGGGAGAGGCTGCGTGGCGGGTGGGGAGATAGGGGGCTCCAAGGAGCGAACCCCAGGGGAATAAGATGAAGTTGAATGGCTCCGCGAGGCTCGGGAAGGATAGTCCTGGTTAAGGTGGAGAAGATGTTGCTTCTCAGGAGGTCCAGAAGAGGGAGGGGTAGGGCTGATGGCACGCAGATAAGCCCtgtggggggaggagaaagTGGCAGAGCCCTGGAACAGCTGCCCTTCCCTCTGCTGGGCAATCTGAGCTGAGAGGAAGGGCGATGTGTAGCCCTGCAACCGAGTGCTCGGGGACACCACCTCAGGCTGAAACACAGCGTAATGCTTCTGTGGAGATAGTTCGTGAGCAGCTGACTCAAACTCTGGGCTTTCAGATGGTGTCAACAGGCTATCGTAAGACAGGCTGCCATTCCGAGGGGTCTGATTTGCCAGGCTTTTGTAGCTCGTGTCTGTGGTGCCTTCTGATTGGAGCGTGGTGAGGGGGTTGTGTGCTGTATGTAGTAGACTGGAGGAGCGGGAGCCCCCAGTGGACAGAACCAGAGAGGATGGGTAAGAGGTGTAGGAACGTCCAGACAGCGAGTAGCCTGACATGCCCACAGACATGCTTGC is a window of Takifugu rubripes chromosome 14, fTakRub1.2, whole genome shotgun sequence DNA encoding:
- the LOC115252291 gene encoding thioredoxin-related transmembrane protein 2-B-like, producing the protein MGLITGLCAFLYHLPQIYKWLLKPYYLLSFFMTVAFLVVRKAPGLCEHLATEREDGNSCDFDWREIEILMFLSAIVMMKNRRAITLEQHIGNVFLFSKVANVILFFRLDVRLGILYLALCLAFVMTCKPPLYMGPEYIKYLSDKTIDEELQGDSRVSWIVEFYANWSSECQSFAPIFADLSLKYNCSGLKFAKVDIGRYGEVSKRYKVSASPLAKQLPTLVLFQGGQEIMRRPMVDNKGRAVSWTYNEENIIREFNLNELFQKSKKMNKGRGLMEENGSEPQEGSSDATIPTESKKDQ